Proteins encoded by one window of Microaerobacter geothermalis:
- a CDS encoding DUF169 domain-containing protein, which translates to MWLKLSEEIEKYVRPDTFPLGIRVLDKGESVPDKTKRPAKDFGVRISICQGITMSRRYGWTLAMGGEDLSCPIAKVAFGFEENLPFYSEGNLACGMYAENMEAAKKTEEDVPKFLDDESGIILVGPLSRISFEPETVLVYGNSAQVMRMVAAALYKRGGSITSSFSARADCADIIIRTKQTNEPQVILPCYGDRVFGQTHDHEMAFTLPFNRSQEFIDGLSGTQKGGVRYPIPTFLQYQAKFPPSYEKLNQMWNHS; encoded by the coding sequence ATGTGGCTAAAATTATCTGAAGAAATTGAAAAATATGTGCGACCGGATACTTTCCCTTTGGGAATTCGAGTGCTGGATAAGGGAGAATCTGTTCCCGATAAAACCAAACGGCCCGCCAAAGATTTTGGCGTTCGCATCAGTATATGTCAGGGCATCACCATGTCCCGCCGCTATGGATGGACACTGGCCATGGGCGGTGAAGATTTATCCTGTCCCATTGCCAAGGTTGCCTTTGGATTTGAGGAGAATCTTCCTTTTTATTCGGAAGGAAATCTTGCCTGCGGAATGTATGCAGAAAATATGGAAGCGGCCAAAAAAACTGAAGAAGATGTCCCTAAATTTTTAGATGATGAAAGCGGAATAATCCTTGTCGGACCACTTTCAAGAATATCCTTTGAACCTGAAACGGTTCTCGTTTACGGAAATTCTGCCCAAGTCATGAGAATGGTTGCAGCAGCGTTATACAAAAGGGGAGGTTCCATTACCTCCAGCTTTTCAGCCAGGGCAGATTGTGCCGACATCATTATCCGTACGAAACAAACCAATGAACCCCAGGTGATCCTACCCTGTTACGGAGACCGGGTATTTGGACAAACCCATGATCATGAGATGGCCTTTACCCTTCCATTTAACCGGTCCCAAGAGTTTATCGATGGATTGTCAGGAACCCAAAAAGGAGGAGTTCGTTATCCAATTCCCACTTTCCTTCAGTATCAAGCAAAATTCCCCCCATCCTATGAGAAATTAAATCAAATGTGGAATCATTCTTAG
- a CDS encoding DUF6687 family protein, with protein sequence MIPNFYIIGSEEKRPSSRRTIFADGSADLTYRQDVDMELSHWIPNRTPAIYKADTSTEICMNFIERESMEEWDLAINNHLDVDGVLSIFTLVHSDFALKNRETIVQAAEMGDFFAWGGKPAQILFQGLTLLMNELHDKKVDIKEIYKKCFGQVFALIEGVQGENPPIKKGIEALLQSVQRIESGEIERKVYHERFVHYHIPRSLSEKNLEKAITIPLFNDLLSDKLWLWPQARNKWDKEKVQFLSVEDKEGWYYDLWYPGYMWAETPNSWRAPGFQFKGSTNGYYYGYEPLNKAVLQLQKMDEGNGMWTIAKELSPFSSIKGRNFPVILSYIDGDQHPVISKIPPTEVAALLASVFQDV encoded by the coding sequence ATGATTCCCAATTTTTATATTATAGGAAGTGAAGAAAAAAGGCCATCCAGCAGAAGAACCATTTTTGCTGATGGCTCGGCAGATTTAACATACCGGCAGGACGTGGACATGGAATTAAGCCATTGGATACCCAACCGGACACCTGCTATATATAAGGCAGATACATCAACGGAAATTTGCATGAACTTTATTGAAAGAGAATCAATGGAGGAATGGGATTTAGCGATTAATAACCACCTTGATGTGGATGGGGTGTTATCCATTTTTACCTTGGTTCACAGTGATTTTGCTTTAAAGAATAGAGAAACGATTGTACAGGCTGCAGAAATGGGGGATTTTTTCGCTTGGGGAGGAAAACCAGCACAGATATTGTTTCAAGGATTAACATTATTGATGAATGAGCTGCATGATAAAAAAGTGGATATTAAAGAGATTTATAAGAAATGTTTTGGACAAGTTTTCGCGCTGATCGAAGGGGTGCAGGGTGAAAATCCTCCAATTAAGAAAGGGATCGAAGCTTTACTTCAGTCAGTTCAACGAATTGAATCAGGGGAAATTGAACGAAAGGTGTATCATGAGAGATTTGTGCATTACCATATTCCAAGAAGTCTTTCTGAGAAAAATCTGGAGAAGGCCATTACCATTCCACTCTTTAACGATTTGTTGTCAGATAAGCTATGGTTATGGCCCCAGGCACGAAATAAATGGGATAAGGAAAAAGTACAATTCCTCTCCGTTGAAGATAAAGAGGGTTGGTATTACGACCTCTGGTACCCAGGATATATGTGGGCGGAAACTCCCAATTCATGGAGAGCTCCCGGTTTTCAGTTCAAAGGCAGTACCAATGGCTATTACTACGGATATGAACCTTTAAATAAAGCTGTTCTCCAACTACAGAAGATGGATGAGGGCAATGGAATGTGGACCATAGCAAAGGAACTCTCACCCTTTTCAAGTATAAAGGGAAGGAACTTCCCAGTGATTCTTTCCTATATTGATGGAGATCAACATCCGGTGATCAGTAAAATTCCTCCTACTGAGGTGGCGGCTTTATTGGCTTCTGTATTCCAAGATGTATAG
- the fdhD gene encoding formate dehydrogenase accessory sulfurtransferase FdhD: MKHFSLEKHEKKQMTKIHLSGKKESCEDFVVKEYPLTIYIHEQEIATLVCSPNHMDELIIGFLAGEGMISDREDIQDLSINDKQGQAYLTLAQLKGFSREMINKRILSSCCGKSRASFYFFNDSRTAKRVSSSITLEYKQCFYLMEQLQSQSLEFLQTGGVHNAALASPKELILSRYDIGRHNALDKLFGYALKEQLDLKDKIIVFSGRISSEILLKVSKMGIGILLSKSAPTSLALDMAHDLGITTVGFIRRGQMNVYTHPHRIIGL, translated from the coding sequence ATGAAACATTTTTCACTAGAAAAACACGAAAAAAAACAAATGACGAAAATTCATTTGTCCGGAAAAAAAGAATCTTGTGAGGATTTTGTTGTAAAGGAATATCCTTTAACGATTTATATTCATGAACAGGAAATTGCCACGTTGGTGTGCTCCCCGAATCATATGGATGAATTAATCATCGGATTTCTTGCGGGGGAAGGGATGATTTCTGACCGGGAAGATATACAGGATTTATCCATTAATGATAAACAAGGACAAGCATATCTCACATTAGCTCAACTAAAAGGCTTTTCCCGGGAAATGATCAATAAGCGAATCCTTTCCTCCTGCTGTGGAAAAAGCAGAGCCTCCTTCTATTTCTTCAATGACTCCAGAACCGCCAAAAGAGTATCCAGTTCTATTACCCTAGAGTATAAGCAGTGTTTTTATTTGATGGAACAATTGCAATCACAGTCTCTGGAATTTCTCCAAACTGGCGGAGTTCATAATGCGGCACTGGCTTCACCAAAAGAATTGATCCTATCCAGATATGATATTGGACGGCATAATGCCCTGGATAAACTATTTGGCTATGCCCTTAAGGAACAACTTGATTTGAAAGATAAAATAATCGTTTTCAGCGGGCGCATCTCTTCGGAGATCTTGTTAAAGGTTTCTAAAATGGGAATCGGGATATTGCTTTCCAAATCTGCGCCAACCAGTCTTGCCCTAGATATGGCCCATGACCTGGGAATTACCACCGTCGGTTTTATCCGCAGAGGTCAGATGAATGTTTATACTCATCCCCATCGGATCATTGGACTGTAG
- the fdhF gene encoding formate dehydrogenase subunit alpha — translation MTDVQTVCSYCGTGCGLTLEVENNDIIRVRGDREAPVNKGQTCVKGSFAYKYVKSDRRLKTPMIRKNGVLVPTSWDEAFQVIINQFNKIKAKYSPEAFAIFACSRATNETNFVLQKFLRTVIGNNNIDGCNRTUHAPSVASLAAVLGSGAPTNSLDELESGEVLLLLGSNTSEAHPIIANKIKKGVKNGMKLIVVDPRKIDMTKFAHTHLQIRVGTDIALLNAMAHVIIDESLHDQAFIERTTTNFEALKEQVKRYTPEYAETITGVPAELIRESARVYAKAKNAAIAYTLGITEHHHGVNNVFALLNLMLLTGNIGKPFAGINPLRGQNNVQGAGDMGCLPNVFTGHQKITDPQVRARFEAEWGVSLPSKPGKNQTQVLEAMETGEIRCLYVVGENPVVSDVHANKTRKLFENLDFLVVQDIFMTQTAELADVVLPVKSWAEVDGTFTNTERRIQRVRKAVEPVFDVKEDWQVICELSTLMGYPMSYSSAEEIWNEVRRLVPEVYGGISYSRLDQEGGLQYPCPTEDHPGTKYLHDRFQQEVFYGPKAPFKPVDYVPPKELPDQEFPFLLTTGRRYESYNTHTQTSYYADGVKLKQTDETVDMNETDAARMGVEAGDWVQVTSRRGTVKVKVKITDQVPEGLVFMSFHFNEVPTNVLTIDAFDPVAGTAEYKACAVKIEKL, via the coding sequence ATGACCGATGTTCAAACCGTATGCAGCTATTGTGGAACAGGATGCGGTTTAACCCTTGAAGTGGAAAATAATGATATTATCAGGGTGAGGGGAGATAGGGAAGCGCCAGTCAACAAAGGGCAAACCTGTGTAAAGGGATCGTTTGCCTATAAATATGTAAAAAGTGATCGGCGTTTAAAGACTCCCATGATTCGGAAAAATGGGGTTTTGGTTCCCACTTCTTGGGATGAGGCGTTTCAGGTGATTATCAATCAATTTAATAAAATAAAGGCTAAATACAGTCCTGAAGCCTTTGCCATATTTGCCTGCTCCAGAGCAACCAATGAAACCAATTTTGTATTACAAAAGTTCTTGCGAACCGTCATCGGAAACAATAACATTGACGGGTGCAACAGAACTTGACACGCTCCCAGCGTTGCCAGTTTGGCAGCGGTTTTAGGTTCAGGTGCCCCAACAAATTCTCTGGATGAATTGGAAAGCGGTGAAGTGCTCTTATTGTTGGGCTCAAATACCTCAGAGGCCCACCCCATCATCGCCAACAAAATTAAAAAAGGCGTAAAAAACGGAATGAAGCTGATTGTGGTGGACCCCAGAAAGATTGATATGACGAAGTTTGCCCACACCCATCTTCAAATTCGTGTGGGAACGGATATTGCTTTACTAAATGCCATGGCCCATGTGATTATTGATGAATCATTACATGATCAAGCATTTATTGAGAGAACCACAACCAATTTTGAAGCCCTAAAGGAACAGGTGAAAAGATATACTCCTGAATATGCAGAAACGATTACCGGCGTTCCGGCAGAGTTGATTCGAGAATCTGCCAGAGTATATGCGAAGGCGAAAAATGCAGCCATTGCTTATACCCTTGGAATTACGGAACATCATCATGGCGTAAACAATGTATTCGCCCTGTTAAATTTAATGCTTTTGACAGGAAACATAGGGAAACCTTTTGCTGGAATTAATCCCTTGCGGGGACAAAACAATGTCCAGGGAGCAGGGGATATGGGGTGCTTACCCAATGTGTTTACGGGTCATCAAAAAATCACCGATCCCCAAGTTAGGGCACGTTTTGAAGCGGAATGGGGTGTTTCCCTTCCATCCAAACCAGGGAAAAACCAAACCCAAGTCCTCGAAGCAATGGAAACTGGGGAAATACGCTGTCTTTATGTCGTGGGTGAAAATCCCGTCGTTTCTGACGTCCATGCCAATAAAACCAGAAAACTGTTTGAAAATCTGGACTTTTTAGTGGTTCAGGATATTTTTATGACCCAAACTGCCGAATTGGCTGATGTGGTATTGCCGGTGAAATCATGGGCAGAAGTGGATGGGACATTTACCAACACGGAACGAAGAATTCAAAGGGTCAGAAAGGCTGTAGAACCAGTGTTTGATGTAAAGGAAGATTGGCAAGTCATTTGTGAATTATCTACTTTGATGGGATATCCAATGAGTTACTCCTCTGCCGAGGAAATTTGGAATGAAGTACGCCGATTGGTGCCGGAGGTATATGGAGGTATCAGTTATTCCCGCCTGGATCAGGAAGGCGGTCTTCAATATCCATGCCCGACTGAAGATCATCCGGGTACTAAATATCTCCATGACCGTTTCCAACAAGAAGTATTTTATGGACCCAAAGCTCCTTTTAAGCCGGTTGACTATGTTCCGCCTAAGGAGCTCCCGGATCAGGAATTTCCCTTCCTGTTAACGACAGGAAGACGATATGAATCGTACAATACCCATACACAAACTTCCTATTACGCGGATGGTGTGAAGCTGAAACAAACGGATGAAACTGTGGATATGAATGAGACAGATGCGGCAAGGATGGGTGTTGAAGCAGGAGATTGGGTACAGGTGACATCAAGAAGGGGAACCGTTAAGGTAAAGGTTAAGATTACAGATCAAGTCCCAGAGGGGCTGGTCTTTATGTCCTTTCATTTTAATGAGGTTCCAACCAATGTTTTGACCATTGATGCCTTTGATCCGGTAGCCGGAACTGCAGAATACAAGGCGTGTGCTGTAAAAATAGAGAAATTGTAA
- a CDS encoding LCP family protein — MNTYNSDKRLRRKKRRFTNLKWISMFLILLLIGAGGIIWWQVERFIGKITTEEAAVVIDQPIEKEYTSEESISLLIIGKDTRPETGSLNTDVIMVAVLNPKNKQVTLVSLPRDTKVKVPGYKGYSKINGVYAKGELERREAEKAGKPVEQTGITLLKKTLERMLGIPIQHYVTVDFQGFMAVIDKLGGVKINVDKSMKYTDPTDGTRIDLEPGLQTLNGEQALGYVRHRLDNRGPNFYSSDFDRNRRQKEVVKAAVDKMKSFSGFASFFGVMDVAGDHIRTDLSKSQIKGIIMDFRSLDSSQIQSLETGGHWDSASAFTILSKEKLDNVRIILQREMNIDPTKVDELDDSATIVEPRKPAPPQPSHQEQTEGNTGSTSAQTENGQENQQEGNIQGNSNEAKIQDGENPGEGDSGGENPNGAGPSPDGTVNQPEDPTQLNSTHPDGNQSGTSQPGENTQTSSEQQGTGQQDAGQIITPPETDTGVPDPTNPTGPIPDPPVQ; from the coding sequence ATGAATACATATAACTCTGATAAAAGACTCAGAAGGAAAAAGAGGAGATTCACTAACTTAAAATGGATCAGCATGTTTCTCATTTTACTTTTGATCGGTGCAGGAGGTATCATCTGGTGGCAAGTAGAACGGTTTATCGGAAAAATCACCACCGAAGAGGCCGCCGTTGTCATCGACCAGCCCATTGAGAAGGAATATACTTCAGAGGAATCGATTTCCCTTTTGATAATAGGTAAGGATACGCGACCAGAGACAGGCTCCTTAAATACAGATGTGATCATGGTTGCCGTATTAAATCCAAAAAATAAACAGGTAACCCTTGTTTCTCTCCCCAGAGATACCAAGGTCAAGGTTCCGGGATATAAGGGATATTCTAAAATAAACGGGGTTTATGCCAAGGGGGAACTGGAAAGAAGAGAAGCTGAAAAAGCCGGAAAACCTGTGGAACAAACAGGAATCACTTTGCTGAAGAAAACATTGGAAAGAATGCTGGGTATACCGATACAGCACTATGTGACCGTTGATTTCCAAGGGTTTATGGCTGTGATCGATAAGCTTGGCGGAGTAAAAATCAATGTAGATAAAAGCATGAAATATACCGATCCTACAGATGGCACACGGATTGATCTTGAACCGGGATTGCAAACGTTAAATGGAGAGCAGGCTTTAGGATATGTAAGGCATCGCCTGGATAACCGTGGTCCCAATTTTTACTCCAGCGATTTTGACAGAAACCGACGCCAGAAGGAAGTGGTTAAAGCTGCAGTGGATAAAATGAAGTCATTCAGCGGATTTGCCAGCTTCTTTGGAGTGATGGATGTAGCAGGGGACCATATCCGAACAGATTTGTCAAAAAGTCAAATCAAGGGAATCATCATGGACTTTCGCTCCCTGGACTCTTCACAAATCCAAAGTTTGGAAACCGGAGGGCATTGGGATAGTGCGTCAGCATTTACCATTCTCTCAAAGGAGAAACTTGACAATGTTCGAATTATTTTGCAACGGGAAATGAACATTGATCCGACAAAAGTGGATGAATTAGATGACAGTGCCACTATCGTCGAACCAAGGAAACCCGCACCTCCTCAACCTTCCCATCAGGAACAGACAGAAGGGAATACTGGCTCAACCTCTGCCCAAACTGAGAATGGACAAGAAAACCAACAAGAGGGGAATATCCAGGGGAATTCCAATGAAGCAAAAATCCAGGATGGAGAAAATCCGGGTGAAGGAGATTCAGGTGGGGAAAATCCGAATGGAGCTGGACCGTCCCCAGATGGAACTGTGAATCAGCCTGAAGATCCAACTCAATTAAATTCAACGCATCCCGATGGAAACCAGTCTGGAACATCTCAACCCGGAGAAAATACACAAACCAGTTCAGAACAACAGGGGACAGGTCAGCAAGATGCGGGACAAATCATAACACCGCCAGAAACAGATACTGGCGTTCCGGATCCAACCAATCCCACCGGACCTATTCCTGATCCCCCTGTACAGTAA
- a CDS encoding 6-phosphofructokinase, whose translation MNGRRIGILTGGGDAPGLNAVIRAVYKAGKQHHLKLIGFRNGFSGVIQRDFMIMDDEVGSGLLHRGGTILGTNNRDNPFKYPVRTEKGIEYKDVSPQIIKTLEEMDVEALIAIGGDGTLSIAKELYELGVPIVGVPKTIDNDLSATDWTFGFQTAVQTATDALDKLHSTAESHHRVMILEVMGRYAGWIALYSGMAGGADIILIPERKWSLDEIIQAIEYRKKLGKSFSMIVVAEGVKLPDGHWVTQDIEEGRSDPIRLGGIGQILAKMIEDTGKTESRSLVLGHLQRGGSPIAYDRILATQYGIKALDLVLDRRYGNVPVMQSGAITSISLKEATSQLKNVPMEHELIQCAKKLGIYIGH comes from the coding sequence TTGAATGGAAGAAGAATTGGCATTTTAACGGGAGGGGGCGATGCTCCCGGTTTAAATGCGGTGATACGGGCAGTTTACAAGGCGGGAAAACAGCATCATTTGAAGTTGATCGGGTTTCGAAACGGTTTTTCTGGAGTGATTCAAAGGGATTTTATGATCATGGATGATGAGGTTGGATCCGGGCTTCTGCATCGCGGCGGAACCATCCTGGGAACAAACAATCGAGACAACCCCTTTAAATATCCTGTAAGGACGGAAAAGGGAATAGAGTATAAAGATGTATCTCCCCAAATTATAAAAACTCTTGAGGAGATGGATGTGGAAGCGCTGATTGCCATTGGCGGTGATGGCACACTATCAATTGCCAAAGAACTTTACGAATTGGGCGTTCCTATTGTCGGTGTCCCAAAAACCATTGACAATGATTTGTCTGCAACCGATTGGACCTTTGGCTTTCAAACGGCCGTACAAACGGCTACCGATGCTTTGGATAAACTTCACTCAACAGCTGAATCACATCACCGGGTGATGATTTTGGAGGTCATGGGCCGATATGCCGGATGGATCGCCTTATACAGCGGTATGGCAGGTGGGGCCGATATTATTCTGATTCCCGAAAGAAAATGGTCCTTAGATGAGATCATCCAAGCCATTGAATACAGGAAAAAACTAGGCAAATCCTTTAGTATGATTGTCGTTGCTGAAGGAGTGAAACTTCCCGATGGTCATTGGGTTACTCAGGATATAGAAGAAGGAAGATCCGATCCCATCCGATTAGGGGGGATTGGTCAGATACTAGCCAAAATGATTGAGGATACAGGGAAAACCGAATCTCGATCCCTCGTCCTTGGACACTTGCAAAGGGGAGGGAGCCCCATAGCTTATGACCGGATTTTAGCCACCCAATATGGAATAAAAGCCCTTGATTTAGTGTTGGATAGGAGATATGGAAACGTTCCTGTTATGCAATCAGGGGCGATCACATCTATCTCACTCAAAGAAGCGACTTCGCAATTAAAAAATGTCCCAATGGAACACGAATTGATTCAATGTGCTAAAAAGTTGGGGATATATATTGGACATTGA